One Paenibacillus sp. FSL W8-0186 genomic window carries:
- the spoIIE gene encoding stage II sporulation protein E — MRGRWNVIAFPGTRRMKEQVKEPWWREWRQIPGLNRAGEFFAANRWLLLMLTMGFLLGRAAILDELSPFAAAFFAVMIFLRRDAAILIASSILAGALFGSGDHVISIAAELLIFYLVFRGMEAFERAELTYAPLMVFTSTFIVGLFGAVIGPTLTWYALTMTVMDAVLSFVLTLVFMQAIPLFTFRKKSYQLRNEEILCLVIMLASVMTGLVGWEIYGLSAEHILSRYLILLFALVGGASLGASVGVVTGLILSLANMAALYQMSLLAFSGMLAGMLREGRKWAVGFGMLLGSSILSVYLTGSKDIIASTWESCAAVLLFLLTPGSVFKMIARYVPGTQDHTKTQHEYAKRVRDITAERVTQFSKVFKQLSRSFGQAAGSGDMAKRNEELDHFMNAVTEGACASCFRKNACWDGKFYQTYKFMTEMMTAVEEKPDLSKRDLPANWSKLCSKTERVLELMKREYDLYQHDMQWKRQIYDSRQLVAEQLSGVSQVMEDLAKEIKREGQAMYRQEEQIREALEKLGLSIYSIDIINLDQGNVEIEIVHAYTRGFDECRKIIAPLLSDILGEHIAVTGETEYRAKEGLATVTFGSAKTYEIVTGVAGTAKGGDLLSGDSFSAMELGNGTFAVAISDGMGNGERARQESSTALNILEQLLQSGMDETIAIKSVNSILMLRSPDEVYATVDMALIDEYTAKTTFMKIGSSPSFIKRGNEVIPVSASNLPIGIIQEIDIDLVTVQLHPGDTLIMMTDGIYDAPGYAVNKELWMKRLILEMKTEDPQEMADHLLESVIRYQKNVIHDDMTVVVAQIEHLRPQWSTLHIPGISRLERPRTVS, encoded by the coding sequence ATGAGAGGAAGATGGAATGTCATCGCTTTCCCGGGAACGAGAAGGATGAAAGAGCAGGTGAAGGAGCCTTGGTGGAGGGAATGGAGACAAATTCCCGGACTGAACAGAGCAGGCGAATTTTTTGCGGCAAACCGTTGGCTGCTGCTGATGCTGACGATGGGTTTTTTGCTCGGCAGGGCGGCGATTTTGGACGAATTGTCTCCGTTTGCGGCCGCTTTTTTCGCTGTAATGATATTCCTGCGCCGGGATGCCGCGATTCTCATTGCTTCTTCCATCCTTGCGGGAGCCCTGTTCGGGTCTGGTGATCATGTTATAAGTATCGCTGCGGAGCTGCTGATTTTTTACTTGGTTTTTCGGGGGATGGAAGCCTTCGAGCGGGCGGAGCTGACTTATGCGCCTTTGATGGTGTTCACTTCAACCTTTATCGTGGGGTTGTTCGGTGCCGTAATTGGTCCAACGCTAACCTGGTATGCCTTAACGATGACCGTTATGGATGCGGTATTAAGCTTTGTTCTGACGCTGGTATTTATGCAGGCGATTCCCCTGTTCACTTTCCGTAAAAAAAGCTATCAGCTGCGCAACGAAGAAATATTATGTCTCGTCATTATGCTGGCCTCGGTCATGACCGGACTCGTCGGATGGGAGATTTACGGATTATCGGCAGAGCATATTCTATCCAGATATTTAATCCTGCTGTTCGCATTGGTAGGCGGAGCCTCGCTAGGAGCATCCGTTGGGGTCGTCACGGGGCTCATACTAAGCCTGGCCAATATGGCAGCGCTGTACCAAATGAGTCTGCTGGCTTTTTCCGGCATGCTGGCGGGCATGCTGCGGGAGGGGCGCAAGTGGGCAGTCGGTTTTGGCATGCTGCTTGGCTCCTCCATACTATCCGTATACTTGACTGGCTCCAAGGATATTATTGCTTCGACTTGGGAGAGCTGTGCGGCCGTGCTGCTATTTCTGTTGACGCCGGGCAGCGTCTTCAAGATGATCGCAAGGTATGTGCCGGGCACCCAGGATCATACCAAAACACAGCATGAATACGCCAAACGGGTGCGGGATATAACAGCGGAACGGGTTACGCAGTTCTCGAAAGTGTTCAAGCAGCTGTCACGCAGCTTTGGACAAGCAGCCGGTTCGGGCGACATGGCGAAGCGGAACGAGGAGCTCGACCATTTCATGAACGCCGTCACCGAGGGAGCCTGTGCCTCTTGTTTTCGCAAAAATGCCTGCTGGGACGGGAAATTCTATCAAACTTACAAGTTTATGACGGAAATGATGACTGCCGTGGAGGAGAAGCCGGACCTAAGCAAACGGGACTTGCCGGCGAACTGGAGCAAATTATGCTCCAAGACGGAGCGAGTACTGGAGCTCATGAAGCGGGAATACGATCTGTATCAACATGATATGCAGTGGAAACGGCAAATATACGACAGCCGGCAGCTCGTAGCGGAGCAATTATCGGGCGTCTCCCAAGTGATGGAGGACTTGGCCAAGGAGATTAAGCGGGAGGGACAAGCGATGTACCGGCAGGAGGAGCAAATCCGTGAGGCTTTGGAGAAGCTCGGGCTGTCCATTTATAGCATTGATATCATCAATCTCGACCAGGGGAATGTGGAGATCGAAATTGTGCATGCCTATACCCGTGGATTCGACGAGTGCCGCAAGATTATAGCTCCGTTGTTATCTGATATATTGGGCGAGCATATTGCAGTGACCGGAGAAACGGAATACAGGGCCAAGGAGGGACTGGCGACGGTAACGTTCGGGTCGGCGAAAACATATGAAATCGTCACCGGCGTAGCGGGAACGGCCAAAGGCGGTGACCTGCTGTCCGGGGACAGCTTCAGCGCCATGGAGCTAGGCAATGGCACCTTTGCGGTGGCTATCAGCGACGGCATGGGCAATGGGGAAAGGGCAAGGCAGGAGAGCAGCACGGCTCTCAATATTTTGGAACAGCTTCTGCAATCCGGCATGGATGAGACCATTGCCATTAAGTCCGTGAATTCGATACTTATGCTGCGTTCCCCGGACGAAGTATATGCCACAGTGGATATGGCGCTGATCGATGAATATACGGCCAAGACGACATTTATGAAAATTGGCTCTTCGCCTAGCTTTATCAAACGGGGCAATGAGGTAATTCCGGTATCGGCAAGCAATTTACCTATTGGGATTATTCAAGAGATCGACATTGACCTAGTAACGGTCCAGCTTCATCCCGGAGATACGCTTATTATGATGACGGACGGCATTTATGACGCGCCGGGTTACGCGGTTAACAAGGAACTATGGATGAAGCGGCTTATTTTGGAGATGAAGACGGAGGACCCGCAGGAAATGGCGGATCATTTGCTCGAGTCCGTCATTCGTTACCAGAAAAATGTCATTCATGACGATATGACCGTCGTTGTAGCCCAAATAGAGCATTTACGCCCGCAGTGGTCAACACTGCATATTCCAGGAATTAGCCGGTTAGAACGGCCTCGGACAGTAAGCTGA